One Sparus aurata chromosome 23, fSpaAur1.1, whole genome shotgun sequence genomic window, aTATTGGCTATTGAGACCAAAACTCTCTTCATCTCCAAAACCCGGATAATATGTTAAGCTGATAAGATTTCATGCGGAATTTTATGTGTTGTTCTTCAAGTAGTTgttttgatgcattttcttaAATCTTTAAGATgtgtaacatttgttttttttcttccagtctGCGATCTGTAAGCTGTCCAAACTGAAGAAGCTATATGTAAActcaaacaaactggactttgaCGGGGTTCCACCCGGCGTCGGGAAGCTCTCCAGCCTCACTGAGTTCATGGCGGCTAACAACAACCTGGAACTCATCCCTGAGGGACTCTGCAGGTAACACACGAGTACACTTACAGATTCAGGATGTTGTGATGAACAGCCACCAGCCAAAATCATAGATTTAGATTTGCTAGACTGACACTGTTTTGAGATACACCAATTGCAATTTTTTATTACCTGCCGAGGTTTTTATTACCTGCCTATTCTTTATATCTTAAAGGAACTATAATTGACAACATAAACTAAATTTTTTTGTAACCTTTAGTGTAAAACTCATTTGTATGTTCATAACATATTGTCTTTCTTAATAAGTCTTGATACTCTGTGCATCGCtaataattttaattttataCATCTCAGTTCCTGATTCTGTCATCTAATGTTCTTCAAGGCTGGGCTGTATTTTGTAACCATATGTCAATACGTCgttttgtgttattgttgttgtcgtcTAGGTGTGGCAAGTTGAAGAAGCTGGTTCTGAACAAAAACCGCCTGGTAACGCTGCCAGAGGCCATCCACTTCTTGACTGATTTAGAGGTACAACGATCACTGATATAATTACTTTCGTATACCCATAATACTGGAGTCGAACAGCATTTATAGTAGGTAAATAGTGGATTAATAAAGGTCTGATTGCTTTGCAGAAGTCTGAAAAAGAGGGTAAAGTAACCTTGGTATAACCTCCGTCATGGCTGGAGAGAACACTTTCGACTAAAACACAAATTCTGTTACTCTAAATATAATGTGTGATAAAGGGTAGAAATTGGATTGGGGTTCGATAAAATGAATATGTCTTTCAGCAAAAAtatgagaaagaaagagaaaagaaaagtttgaaacagtaaaacaagaagaagatttAAATTACATGCAAGTCTCTGTAGAATTATTGTATAACGGTAATGCGAACAATTAAAAGCTAGAGTTCCGTAACATAATCTTTCATGTAATGCATATACTTGATTTAATATTGCTGTTATGAACCCAACGACCTTTACCCATGAATGGATATTTTTACAGGTTTTAGATGTGCGTGAGAACCCCAACCTGGTGATGCCTCCTAAACCAGtggacagaggagcagagtggtACAACATCGACTTTTCCCTGCAGAACCAGCTCCGCCTGGCCGGGGCTTCACCTGCCACCGTAGCCGCTGCTGGAggaggtgtgtatgtgtaacGGTGTGTGAACGCTGCACATGACTGTAGTGGGAGATTCCCCCTTTTAGTGCCTTTTTTGTTCTGCCGTCAGTACTACTTGTGTACTGTCTCGAGGTGTCATACTGTCttctgtgtgttgatgtgtcCAGGAGCCAGCCCCCGAGATCCCCTGGCAAGGAAGATGAGGCTAAGAAGGAGGAAGGACTGTTCTCAGGACGATCAGGCCAAGCAGGTGCTGAAGGGCATGAGTGACGTCgcacaggagaagaagaatatgGAGGTGAGGAAAAATATGAGAAGTGTTAATGGCTACGCAGGCCACAGGaagaatgaaacacaacagggctggtttgttttctgttgacaAAGAAATCTGCTAATTCTGCAGGAGAATGGAGATTTGAAATACGGTGATTTAAAGATCCGGCGCTGGGACAAGAGCCTAGAGAAACCTCACCTGGACTACTCTGAGTACTTTATGGAGGACGTAGGGCAGgtaatgtgcgtgtgtgtgtgtgtgtgcatgcacttTGTCCCTTCTCAgctaaaacaaaagaaagtgcatatgtgttaaaaatgaaagtttttttttgaagaTCAATTATACACATGTATCTTTTATATTTCTCCTTCCTGCAGGTTCCAGGTATATCAGTATATCAGATAGAAAACTTTATTCCCACCCAAGTGGACGAAACTTTCCACGGCAAGTTCTATGAGGCTGATTGCTACATCGTCCTTAAGGTAACGCATCAAAGTACATGTCAGGAGTAACTGTCATAAGAAAAATTTAATTTGTGACTACGACTGTACAATCTGTGTGTGAAAATCTGTACTCCTCTCATCGTTACTGCATTCCTCTTTGTGCAACTGCAGACCTTCCTGGATGACAACAGTGCCCTGAACTGGCAGATTTTCTACTGGATCGGCCAGGAGGCCACTCTGGACAAGAAGGCCGGTGCTGCTATCCACGCCGTCAACCTCAGGAATTTCCTCGGAGCGGAGTGTAGGACGATACGGGAAGAGATGGGAGATGAAAGCGAGGAGTTCAGTGCCGTACGTAGAAACATGCAGTTCATACAAGCAAATGTATCGCGGTGATACACTCACAGTAAGGGGGGGAAATGTTTTTGATACCTCTTTTAATGTTAGTGTAAGATAAATTCACAGTGATTCAAAGTACGTATTATTTAATTGGATGTAGTACAAAAAAATTATCTCCATACTTTTCATACTACGTCTGAATGATCAACCTCTACATGCTGTTGTAACTGACGGTTTTTGTTTTGCGTGCAGGTGTTTAACAACGAGATCTCGTACATCGAGGGAGGAACAGCCAGCGGATTCTACACTGTGGAGGACTCAAACTACGCTCTCAGGTTGGCTGGAGGGAACTCTTTTTACAAAACACATCTTGTGACATTTCCATTATTTTACATTATCCCTTCAGAAAAACTGTTtcaaattgaatattttttatcttttgcttttatcatgttttcaattttgttttgaaaagctGCTTAAGTTTATGCGATGTCTTTCAAAATGTTGTCAGCTTCTTGTACATTAATTAAACAGTCTGTGTGTTAAACTATTGCATACGTGTTGGTCTGAAATCCTTTTTTGTGTTCATCAGGTTGTACAGAGTTTACGGCAAGAAAAACATCAGACTGGAGTCTGTACCTACGAAGGCCTCCTCCCTCGACCCTCGGTAACTCCCACACACCACCAGACTCGCAGCTTTCTGCTTCTTTCCATCTCATTTGTTTCTACTGCGTGGTGGGCATGTACACTGTGTCTCATTTAGCATCAAACATGGTCCATAACatcctgtctttctctctctggtaGCTACGTCTTCCTGTTGGACACAGGGCTGGAAATCTTTGTCTGGAGGGGAGGCAACGCCACCCTGAGCGGAACCACAAAGGCCCGGTAAGAGCGTACACAAGCTTTTTCTGCCACTAGTAGAAAACAAACTTGTTGCCGATTCGGGCTGATAAATATAGTGATTTAAACCTGTGTTGCATGCACGTTGTTTTTCCATCTTGCAGGTTGTTTGCAGAAAAGATCAATAAGAATGAGCGTAAAGGGAAGGCAGAGATCACAACCATCATGCAGAACCAGGAGCCTCCAGGTTTCTGGGAGTCGCTGGGGGGACAGCCAGAGGAGATCAAGAAACACGTACCAGATGACTTCTCTCCTGTCAGACCGAAACTCTACAAGGTCATTCTATTTAATAATCTTTATCTCATCCTACGCTCTGTACCTGACCTCAGCACAATGTGAATGTTTCTGAATACCGTGGTGTAGGTGTAATGCAGATTGGTGCATGTCGTAGGAGGTGTGTAGGATTTTATAttgaggttttgtttttgtttttttaaatggcctGTAATCATGGACTGTATGTGGGATAGGCTAAAAGCACTTGATGACTTGTAAGTAACTGGATCACACAGGTTAAATATGAGTTGATAGCCTCAACTGCTCCAATGAATTCCACTGTAAAAAGTTTTATAACAGGAAATCACAATTCACTTATGTCTTCTCATTGTCCTGTAGGTGGGTTTGGGTCTGGGCTACCTGGAGCTGCCACAGATCAACTACAAGCTGTCAGTCGAGCACAAGGACCACAAGGTCAAACTGGACACCATGCCAGAGATGAGACTGGTACGTTTATCAGCTGAACCTACGTCCCTGTTTGTCTCACCGCCCCGTTTCCTGCCTCACTTACACATATTTCCATCCCTCCCCTCAGCTGCAGTCCCTGCTGGACACAAAGTGCGTTTACATCCTGGACTGCTGGTCTGATGTGTTCATTTGGATCGGGAGGAAGTCTCCGCGTCTCGTCCGAGCCGCCGCCTTAAAACTGGGTCAGGAGATCTGCTCCATGCTGCACCGGCCCAAACACGCCCTCGTCACCCGCAACCTGGAGGGCACCGAGTGCCAGGTAACGTTTTAAATACCATTGCTTCAGATTAGGGATGTCATGGGTACTCGATTCAGTGTTGCTATCCTCATTAAGTTGTCAAAGTTGTTattttattaaaggtgcagtctgtagtactgcagtactactactgtaattttaatcagaagagaaaaatatttgacagattttttgtatttatttatttccaatGCCTGGCctaactgaattaacaaacgGACCTGACTGAAACACAGTTTCTTACtggtttactttgtttatatttgccaCTTTTCCAGCTTCTAACAGTGTTCTAGGGAACTCTgagaaaagcttgtttattcagttatgaaaaaaaaaaattaatatgtttgagtttgtatgattacctcattaatattaaaagTTAGCATTCTGTAGTGCCCCTTTTTAATgcagtgaaagaaaagaaagaaaaacgaGGCTGGCACTCTCATTTGACTGTTTGCTGTGGGCAGAAAAAAGTTGGGACAGcaaaatcaattttaaaaatcTATAACGTCGACTTGCTTTACCTGCTCTCTTGTACCGATCTGTCTTCCGGggatatataaatacatttaactgGCCATTTGGAGCCTCGCAAATAGGCTGGACgtacagacagaaacacacatgagGACAATTCTgcaggaaggggaaaaaaaaaacaatgttctcagcGTGATGTTGCCGTTTAAATTGTTTATTCTACTCCcactgaaacacattttattgtgtataTCAAATCCAGTGCAGCGGGAAAGACGCAGTATAACTCGATCTGTCTTCCTCAGGTGTTTAAGTCCAAGTTTAAGAACTGGGACGATGTGTTGAAGGTGGACTACACCAGAGCAGCTGAGACCGTACAACAGAAGGACAACCTACAGGGCAAGGTCAGTGatacgtctgtgtgtgtgtgtgtgtgtgtgtgtgtttttgtttcacaaaaaaatctCACTGTTGACACTGTGATAGCGGGCTATCAGTCAAATTGTCCGAGACAGCTGAAATGAGTCCAAAAGTTCACAAAAAGGTGGCATTGTTCACAAAGTATTCATGCGTTTGAAGATAGGATTATCAGCCGCATTTTTTCCAGACCAGAAATGTCAGATAAAAAGTCGCTCTGGAGGCCACACAAAAGCCAACATCTGCGTTTTCTCTCCCAGGTGAAGAAAGACGCGGAGCAGAAGGACCAGATGAAAGCCGACCTCACGGCTCTCTTCCTTCCCAGGCAGCCCCCCATGGCCCTCACTGAGGTAACAACACACACTGTTATTCTTTTCCTCTACACTCTCTGAAAAACTAAATCTGCATTCAGCCTCCACCTCTTACATTATGGATCTGTTCTGTCTAGGCTgaacagctgatggaggagtgGAATGAGGATCTGGATGGTATGGAAGGATTCGTGTTGGAGGGGAAGAAGTTTGCCCGCCTGCCTGAGGAGGAGTTCGGACACTTCCACACTCAGGACTGCTACGTCTTCCTCTGCAGGTGGGGGGCGCTCTCCAGACCTCTTACAGGAGAGACGTGGCTCCGTTTGATTGATGCCTTTTATGTCAAAGAGAGTCACCATCTTCCTCTAATCTCACTCTGTTTTTGTAGATACTGGGTGCCTGTGGAGTATGAGgacgaggagaaggagaagaaggagggcgaaggcagcggaggaggaggaggaggaggaggaggaggaggaggaggtagaggggGAGGAGCAGCAGATGAGGAGGATGACAAACAGCCCGAGGAGGACTTCCAGTGCGTGGTGTACTTCTGGCAGGGCAGGCAGGCCTCCAACATGGGCTGGCTCACCTTCACCTTCTCCCTGCAGAAGAAGTTCGAAAGTCTGTTCCCTGGAAAACTGAAGGTACGGGGAGAGTCTGCACACATTATTTAACCCTCGACATACATGCTGTCGTCGCAGTATGAGCCTGACCACTTCTTTCTCGCTGTTAGGTGGTGCGTATGacccagcagcaggagaacCTCAAGTTCCTGTCCCATTTCAAGAGGAAGTTCATCATCCACAAAGggaagaggaaacagaagacTGATGCCGCTCAGCCCTCGCTCTACCACATACGCACCAATGGCAGCGCACTTTGCACCAGGTAGACACAGTTCTGTTATAACACACACCAGTGCGGCTTTCTAAgtctcaatgttttttgttccccgataccttttttttttttacatttgttttatccCCCTCTCTTAGGACCATCCAGATCGGAACAGACTCCAGCAATCTCAACTCAGAGTTTTGCTTCATCCTCAAGGTTGTGATGATTATGTTTTACACTAAATAACAGCAATTTGTCCCACCAGATATTTCCTCCTGTCTTCTTCTACTTTCATCTCTTTTTGGTgtctgtaactgtgtgtgtgttctgcaggtACCGTTTGAGAGCACAGACAATCAGGGCATCGTGTACACCTGGGTGGGCAGAGCCGCCGACCCCGACGAAGCCAAACTGGCCGAGGACATCATGAACTGCATGTTCGATGACACGTACAGTAAACAGGTAAATGTGCACCTTTTTTGTTGGAATATGATATTCTCACATTCGtctatttttacttttcattgaCACAAACACTCCCCACACTCGCACCTCAACTTTGTTAGCTGGCCTTAAAATTAATGAGTAAATTAATTAATGAGTAAGTTAATATGAGTAATTACACTTCAGAAGACACTTTCAGCTCAGGTGATCACACTTTTAGCTCTTTCACTTCTTAATGTTCCTCTTCACTCAGCACTTTATTAATTAACTGAATTCAGTGTTCACTCATTCTTTTGTGGCTGACACTGTATTTggtatttcagtcatttttaaatgttcactGTAACAACAAACTGCCATGTTCATTAGAAAAGGTGGACTTTCTTGGAGGCTctactttctttttatttctcaatCTGAGTGCAACTTTAATTattgagaaatgtgtttataaCTACTACCTCAACTATTCCATTCAAGTATTTTAGGGAGCATTTTTCCAGTAGCTGCACTGATATGTTGAGATGACAAGCGCAAAAAAACAAGGGCCACTATCCTCTCTATAAAGAGAGTATATAATCAGATAAAACATCTGtgcagctgcttttttttttgcatgaaatTGTCAAACTAATCACTTTGTCACCTAGGTGATTAACGAGGGGGAGGAGCCAGAGAACTTCTTCTGGGTGGGGATTGGATCTCAGAAGCAGTACGACGAAGATGCAGATTATATGAAACACGCTCGGCTCTTCAGGTGAGTGAAGTCATTGTAGTGCGACTCATCTACTCGAACCCGTctgtccctctcctctcctctcttctcttctctgtccacgtgttcacttcctcctcctgcctctctccccCTCAGGTGTTCCAATGAGAAGGGTTATTTCTCCGTGTCAGAGAAGTGCTCAGACTTCTGTCAGGACGACTTGGCCGATGATGACATCATGTTGCTGGACAACGGCCACGAGGTACTAACCCACAGATCACAGATTTGTTCGAACAGAGACGGTGGAATCAGAC contains:
- the flii gene encoding protein flightless-1 homolog encodes the protein MAATGVLPFIRGVDLSGNDFKGGYFPEHVKCMSSLRWLKLNRTGLCYLPEELASLQKLEHLSVSHNSLTTLHGELSSLPNLRAVVARANNLKNSGVPDDIFQLDDLSVLDLSYNQLSEIPRDLENSRNMLVLNLSHNSIDSIPNQLFINLTDLLYLDLSDNKLDSLPPQMRRLVHLQTLILNNNPLMHAQLRQLPAMVALQTLHLRNTQRTQSNMPTSLEGLTHLADVDLSCNDLTRVPECLYSLGSLRRLNLSSNQISELSLCIDQWTQLETLNLSRNQLTSLPSAICKLSKLKKLYVNSNKLDFDGVPPGVGKLSSLTEFMAANNNLELIPEGLCRCGKLKKLVLNKNRLVTLPEAIHFLTDLEVLDVRENPNLVMPPKPVDRGAEWYNIDFSLQNQLRLAGASPATVAAAGGGASPRDPLARKMRLRRRKDCSQDDQAKQVLKGMSDVAQEKKNMEENGDLKYGDLKIRRWDKSLEKPHLDYSEYFMEDVGQVPGISVYQIENFIPTQVDETFHGKFYEADCYIVLKTFLDDNSALNWQIFYWIGQEATLDKKAGAAIHAVNLRNFLGAECRTIREEMGDESEEFSAVFNNEISYIEGGTASGFYTVEDSNYALRLYRVYGKKNIRLESVPTKASSLDPRYVFLLDTGLEIFVWRGGNATLSGTTKARLFAEKINKNERKGKAEITTIMQNQEPPGFWESLGGQPEEIKKHVPDDFSPVRPKLYKVGLGLGYLELPQINYKLSVEHKDHKVKLDTMPEMRLLQSLLDTKCVYILDCWSDVFIWIGRKSPRLVRAAALKLGQEICSMLHRPKHALVTRNLEGTECQVFKSKFKNWDDVLKVDYTRAAETVQQKDNLQGKVKKDAEQKDQMKADLTALFLPRQPPMALTEAEQLMEEWNEDLDGMEGFVLEGKKFARLPEEEFGHFHTQDCYVFLCRYWVPVEYEDEEKEKKEGEGSGGGGGGGGGGGGGRGGGAADEEDDKQPEEDFQCVVYFWQGRQASNMGWLTFTFSLQKKFESLFPGKLKVVRMTQQQENLKFLSHFKRKFIIHKGKRKQKTDAAQPSLYHIRTNGSALCTRTIQIGTDSSNLNSEFCFILKVPFESTDNQGIVYTWVGRAADPDEAKLAEDIMNCMFDDTYSKQVINEGEEPENFFWVGIGSQKQYDEDADYMKHARLFRCSNEKGYFSVSEKCSDFCQDDLADDDIMLLDNGHEVYMWVGTQTSQVEIKLSLKACQVYIQHMRSKDAEHPRKLRLVRKGNEPHCFTRCFHAWGAFKTPPA